In Schizosaccharomyces osmophilus chromosome 2, complete sequence, the following proteins share a genomic window:
- the sec27 gene encoding coatomer beta' subunit, with protein MRLDFQRKLLSHTERVKAVDFHPTEPWVLASHYNGQVAIWNYATQSLVRSFEINDVPIRSCLFIARKGWFVCGSDDFQLRVYNYNTGEKVTQFEAHPDYIRALAVHPTQPFVLSCSDDTKIKAFNWEKNWKCVQTFEGHSRYVMSLAINPKDTNTFASCCLDGTVKVWNFGSPVANFTLQAHDRVVNYVSYYPAGDKPYLVTSGDDRLIKIWDYQTKACVRVLEGHTNNVSFAAFHPKFPLIISGGEDGTVKIWHTLSYSLIKSYNFSLDRAWCITQHKENGLISIGFDNGIITFSLGRDEPSVTMDTSGKIVWCDYNEVMSAMIRPVKEQVELSEGSPVALSVKELGTTELYPATLKHSPNGRFVSVCGNGDYIIYTALAWRNKAYGKALDFAWGYDSNVYATRVSDRSIEIFKNSKRSSVLDLSYPCDTIFGGFLLGVAGSDFICFYDWETHALARKIDVKPRNVYWDPEHRYVILACSNELYLLNFKSEVFYDAVANNVADEEEGVADSFEALADVPDSVVNGEWINDTFIYTTNNARLNYLIGDQTYKIANVEHSFYLLGYVARDARIYLTDRDMNVVSYSFNLATVRYQSFVLAGELENARNMLENIPEADREHLSDFLAKQGYKEAALELSSDNVQRFELAIEAKRLDIAAELARSFNDSLKWRALGDAALNAWDFALAQESFEKAQDYGSLLLLYTSSNNQEGLKELSKLTSELGISNTSFICSWLTNQPEKCLDVLRSSQRYAEASLFASTFKPEEVQNALPEWKSDLVAKHKERIAEALDDLEIKD; from the exons ATGCGCTTGGATTTTCAG AGAAAATTACTTTCCCACACAGAACGTGTGAAGGCGGTCGATTTTCACCCCACGGAGCCTTGGGTCCTGGCTTCGCATTATAATGGACAGGTTGCCATTTGGAATTATGCAACTCAGTCTCTCGTTCgaagttttgaaattaatgATGTTCCAATCCGCTCATGCTTGTTTATAGCTAGAAAAGGTTGGTTCGTTTGCGGTAGCGATGACTTTCAGCTTCGTGTATACAATTACAATACTGGCGAAAAGGTAACTCAATTCGAGGCTCATCCTGATTACATTCGGGCGCTGGCCGTCCATCCTACTCAGCCATTTGTCCTTTCTTGCTCCGAtgatacaaaaataaaggcATTTAACTGGgagaaaaattggaaatgCGTTCAGACTTTTGAAGGTCATTCTCGCTATGTCATGAGTCTCGCCATCAATCCTAAAGATACAAACACCTTTGCTTCTTGCTGCCTCGACGGAACCGTGAAAGTTTGGAATTTTGGCTCTCCCGTTGCCAATTTTACCTTACAAGCACACGATCGTGTTGTCAACTATGTAAGCTATTACCCTGCTGGCGATAAACCATATTTAGTTACTTCAGGAGATGATAGGCTGATTAAGATATGGGATTACCAGACCAAGGCTTGTGTACGCGTCCTCGAGGGACACACAAACAATGTATCTTTTGCTGCTTTCCATCCCAAGTTCCCTCTCATCATTTCAGGAGGTGAAGATGGCACTGTCAAAATCTGGCATACTCTTTCTTATTCACTCATTAAATCCTACAACTTCTCTTTAGATCGTGCTTGGTGTATAACACAACATAAGGAGAACGGCTTGATCTCGATAGGTTTTGATAATGGAATTATTACATTCTCTTTGGGCCGTGATGAGCCCTCTGTCACAATGGACACTTCCGGTAAAATTGTTTGGTGCGACTATAACGAAGTCATGTCTGCTATGATTCGCCCCGTAAAAGAACAAGTTGAGTTAAGTGAAGGCTCCCCCGTGGCTCTCTCCGTCAAAGAACTTGGTACTACCGAGTTATATCCTGCAACCCTCAAGCATTCTCCAAATGGTCGTTTCGTCTCCGTTTGTGGAAATGGCgattatattatttatactGCCCTTGCTTGGCGTAATAAAGCTTACGGTAAAGCTTTGGATTTTGCTTGGGGTTATGATTCTAATGTTTATGCCACTCGTGTCTCTGATCGCTCTATTGagattttcaaaaattccaaacGCAGCTCCGTCTTAGATTTGTCTTATCCTTGTGACACCATTTTTGGTGGTTTTTTGTTGGGTGTTGCCGGCTCCGattttatttgcttttatgATTGGGAAACTCATGCTTTAGCTAGAAAGATTGACGTGAAACCTCGTAATGTTTATTGGGATCCTGAGCACCGTTATGTCATTTTGGCTTGTTCTAACGAACTGTATCTATTGAATTTCAAATCTGAAGTTTTCTACGATGCTGTTGCTAACAATGTTgctgatgaagaagagggTGTAGCTGATTCTTTTGAGGCTCTTGCTGATGTCCCTGACAGTGTAGTCAATGGTGAGTGGATTAATGACACATTCATTTATACCACCAACAATGCTCGCTTAAACTACCTGATTGGTGATCAAACCTACAAAATTGCAAATGTTGAGCACAGCTTCTATTTACTGGGTTATGTCGCTCGTGACGCTCGTATTTACTTGACAGACCGTGATATGAACGTCGTTAGTTACTCCTTCAACCTAGCGACTGTTCGGTATCAATCATTTGTATTAGCGGGAGAATTGGAAAATGCTCGTAACATGCTTGAAAACATCCCCGAAGCCGACCGTGAGCATCTTTCAGACTTTTTGGCCAAACAAGGGTATAAGGAGGCTGCCTTGGAGCTTTCTTCCGATAATGTTCAAAGGTTTGAGCTTGCTATTGAAGCCAAGCGATTGGACATTGCTGCTGAACTTGCTAGGTCATTTAACGACTCGTTGAAATGGCGTGCACTTGGAGATGCAGCTCTGAATGCATGGGATTTTGCACTTGCTCAGGAAAGTTTCGAAAAGGCTCAAGATTATGGATCTCTTTTATTGTTGTATACTTCCAGCAATAATCAAGAAGGACTTAAAGAACTTTCGAAGCTCACAAGTGAATTAGGAATCAGCAACACTAGTTTTATCTGTTCATGGCTAACCAATCAGCCAGAAAAGTGCTTGGATGTTTTACGCTCGAGTCAAAGATATGCCGAAGCAAGCTTGTTTGCAAGTACGTTTAAGCCTGAAGAAGTTCAGAATGCATTGCCAGAATGGAAATCTGACTTGGTAGCAAAGCACAAGGAACGTATTGCTGAAGCTCTTGATGACTTGGAAATCAAAGattaa
- the las1 gene encoding Las1 pre-rRNA processing protein produces the protein MDLKLVPWRSKEDFLFLMSCFYNEGQEEIPDPSALFRGIEIVQSWSTRGRIPHSIEATAQLALSLLSSDASQKLSLSLSISRFVSGLLDPIQQSQYAVPMAILAKSIDLPTSFVEIRHAITHEDLPSLPVLRQTAYRALAWLYDHYWIRAANANSGIVDDTMEVNETHKSDVQKRVRELLKKWRSWRKVNVSAKMNQSASEHHYIREFEGICSEIVSISFSRLPYILASFVSDEHDLNFALETTNLEIVVSCFLEKKVLVPSKATTNNLFPKAINLWLPLLQTIASKHSLFLPALRAILWSEINDASLNYQNSTLFRDESDEDHKERNSACMYLTNWYIYMMKAAYKSEPWANSISITQMELASLLEVCIQRSDPFTRAVINELSPLDKELEEKYAPLCQYRGDAKFVGFSKEENIIPETTLDQMQEDLNQLSSRLTSIAEPEESKSSGLQAFRNRVWYKPKVELTPIGHFIVE, from the coding sequence ATGGATCTTAAATTAGTACCTTGGAGATCaaaagaagactttttattcttaaTGTCTTGCTTTTATAATGAAggacaagaagaaattccAGACCCAAGCGCGTTATTTCGAGGTATAGAAATCGTTCAATCATGGTCGACACGAGGACGGATTCCTCATTCTATAGAGGCAACCGCACAATTGGCTTTGTCCCTTTTAAGTAGTGATGCTTCGCAGAAGCTCAGTTTGTCTTTGTCTATTTCAAGATTCGTCAGTGGTCTCTTAGATCCTATTCAGCAATCGCAATATGCAGTACCAATGGCTATATTAGCAAAGTCGATTGATTTACCAACTTCCTTTGTTGAAATTCGCCATGCAATTACACACGAAGACCTCCCATCTTTACCTGTACTACGACAAACCGCATATAGAGCTTTAGCTTGGCTTTACGATCACTATTGGATTCGTGCAGCAAATGCAAATTCTGGAATAGTTGATGATACAATGGAGGTTAATGAAACACACAAGAGTGATGTACAGAAGCGGGTGAGAgagcttttgaagaagtGGAGATCCTGGAGAAAGGTGAATGTTTCTGCGAAGATGAATCAATCAGCTTCAGAACATCATTATATTCGTGAATTCGAGGGTATTTGTTCTGAAATTGTATCTATTAGCTTCTCTCGATTACCGTATATTCTTGCTTCCTTCGTAAGCGATGAGCATGATCTAAATTTTGCGCTCGAGACTACAAATCTAGAGATTGTGGTATCATGTTTcttagaaaagaaggttttAGTACCTTCTAAGGCGACTACTAATAACCTCTTTCCTAAAGCAATTAATTTATGGCTTCCTCTATTACAAACTATAGCTTCTAAACACTCCTTGTTCCTTCCTGCTTTACGAGCGATTTTGTGGTCTGAAATTAACGATGCTAGTCTAAATTATCAGAATTCTACGCTTTTTAGGGATGAAAGTGACGAAGATCACAAGGAAAGGAATTCAGCGTGCATGTACCTAACCAACTGGTACATTTACATGATGAAGGCAGCATACAAATCAGAGCCTTGGGCGAATAGTATTTCAATTACGCAGATGGAATTAGCTTCATTACTGGAAGTGTGTATCCAACGAAGTGATCCATTTACTCGAGCCGTTATTAATGAATTATCACCTTTGGACAAGgaattagaagaaaaatatgcACCGTTATGTCAATATCGGGGTGATGCAAAATTCGTCGGGTTTTCAAAGGAGGAAAACATCATCCCAGAAACGACTCTGGATCAAATGCAAGAAGATTTGAACCAACTATCGTCCCGACTAACCTCCATAGCTGAGCCTGAGGAATCAAAATCTTCCGGTCTGCAAGCCTTTCGGAATCGCGTTTGGTATAAGCCGAAAGTTGAGCTCACACCCATTGGGCATTTTATTGTAGAGTGA
- the utp6 gene encoding U3 snoRNP-associated protein Utp6: MAEKVQYYLERSVPELEDLLEKKIFNQEEINSIVKSRRGYEEKLSRRQVKLSDFLSYIQYEMTLEALRKKRHRRLQVKGKTTVSDYAGVRKILYLFLRATNKFFGDSTLWLDYIQYAKSIHASHIVGKICAAAIQKHPNNIHLWLVACDNEFTENANMAAARSLMHRALRLNKENPILWASYFRLELAYMAKLHYRSEILLAADTEKEEAASSGPSGDSLDSDHIQLPSISMEEYLADKTHNANGVNEKVTSAMNAEDSANAAEQVEKYANVLYTIYSTAIESLSKRESAEFLVAIFDLLFECATIPVARYLLYEKMTETLDNALKDLKDEAGVAYGALLHRWSVYSIFCKFHGIFPANASLLPFMGVFASSAPNLDLISRVVQDPEFVHDLELSIQKYQAVVSDLAISSSSRQEFYKLFIQTTYEISSLPATESSVTLALNMLTNSAFEKLKEQPFFKFDDHLQKVYEEVQTRNGALAGITA; encoded by the coding sequence ATGGCGGAAAAGGTTCAATACTATTTGGAACGCAGCGTTCCTGAATTGGAAGACttgttggaaaagaaaattttcaaccaagaagaaatcaataGCATTGTAAAGTCTAGAAGAGGTtacgaagaaaaactttCAAGACGACAGGTGAAATTAAGTGACTTTTTGAGTTACATTCAGTATGAAATGACTCTGGAGGCACTCCGTAAAAAGCGTCATAGAAGATTACAGGTTAAGGGAAAGACGACTGTTAGTGATTATGCAGGTGTTCGGAAGATTTTGTATCTGTTTTTGAGAGCTACCAACAAATTTTTTGGCGATTCCACCCTATGGTTGGATTATATCCAATACGCAAAGTCTATTCATGCATCCCATATCGTTGGCAAAATCTGCGCTGCAGCTATTCAAAAGCATCCCAACAACATCCATTTGTGGCTCGTAGCGTGCGATAACGAGTTCACTGAAAATGCAAACATGGCCGCTGCCCGTTCGTTGATGCACAGAGCACTAAGGTTAAACAAGGAAAACCCCATTCTTTGGGCTTCCTATTTTCGTCTTGAGTTGGCTTATATGGCCAAGTTGCATTACCGTTCCGAGATTCTCTTGGCTGCTGACacagaaaaggaagaagcagCCTCCTCGGGTCCTTCTGGTGATTCCTTGGATAGCGATCATATACAGCTTCCTTCTATATCCATGGAAGAATATTTAGCTGATAAAACTCACAATGCCAATGGTGTTAACGAAAAGGTGACTTCCGCGATGAATGCCGAGGACTCTGCTAATGCCGCTGAACAAGTGGAAAAGTATGCGAATGTCCTTTACACAATATATTCTACTGCTATAGAAAGCCTTTCTAAACGAGAGAGCGCTGAATTTCTGGTCGCTATTTTTgatcttttgtttgaatgCGCTACCATCCCTGTAGCAAGATATCTCTtgtatgaaaaaatgaCTGAAACACTAGATAATGCATTAAAAGATTTGAAAGATGAAGCTGGGGTTGCCTACGGCGCCCTATTACATCGCTGGAGTGTGTACTCGATTTTCTGTAAATTCCATGGTATTTTCCCCGCCAATGCATCTTTACTGCCTTTCATGGGTGTTTTCGCCTCTTCAGCTCCTAATCTTGATCTTATTTCTCGAGTGGTTCAGGATCCTGAGTTTGTTCATGATTTAGAGCTGTCAATCCAAAAATATCAAGCCGTTGTTTCTGACTTGGCCATTTCGTCAAGCTCAAGACAAGAGTTTTACAAGTTATTTATCCAAACTACTTACGAAATTTCTTCATTACCTGCCACTGAAAGCTCCGTTACACTTGCCCTTAACATGTTAACGAACAGCGCGtttgaaaagttgaagGAGCAAccatttttcaagtttgatgatcatttacaaaaagtttatGAAGAAGTTCAGACTCGAAATGGTGCTTTGGCAGGAATCACAGCTTAA
- a CDS encoding multiple inositol polyphosphate phosphatase has product MRLYSFSLWFFALVVGSVSARVSDSETFKNTFNLQEHLGSLSIYHEPYFAGLSSKFPESCEIRQLHILQRHGSRNPTAGDSITNAGYLAQVQDQLINGTFPINYTVPGNPFQFIKSWVPVINPSNADKLSSSGRLELFEMGREIFSRYNKLFDSDVYEINTAAQDRVVESATWYTYGMFGEEMANKTKYIYLAEDETAGANTLSGHKACNVYNEKKINQKKTKHVLSEWEEIFLSPIKTRLNPYFSDYNLTNDDVRSFFYLCAFEVALKDESDFCSLFTPSEVINFEYDYDLKFSFHTGPASEWSSIMGGAYIHNLAESLRSISNETNHQKTFFAFTHDTHIFAVETALGFFPDITHENPLPATFNPYTYSAKTSSFVPFAGNLITELFQCQDQKYYVRHLVNQQVFPLTDCGYGPSHSSDGMCELSAYLNSPVRVNSTNNGTNIFNAACEAQPTNVTVHY; this is encoded by the coding sequence ATGCGGCTGTATAGCTTCTCTCTATGGTTCTTTGCTCTCGTTGTAGGCTCTGTATCGGCCCGGGTTTCGGATTCTGAAACTTTCAAGAATACATTCAATCTTCAAGAACATCTGGGCAGTCTAAGCATTTACCATGAACCATATTTCGCTGGCTTAAGTTCAAAGTTTCCGGAATCTTGCGAAATTCGCCAACTTCATATTTTGCAACGCCATGGTTCACGAAATCCAACTGCGGGCGACAGTATTACCAATGCTGGTTACCTTGCTCAAGTTCAGGACCAACTTATCAATGGGACTTTCCCAATCAACTATACAGTTCCTGGTAACCCCTTTCAGTTTATCAAATCCTGGGTCCCAGTCATCAATCCCAGCAATGCTGATAAGCTTTCCAGCAGTGGCCGTTTGGAATTGTTTGAAATGGGCCGTGAAATTTTTTCTCGATACAACAAATTGTTCGATAGCGATGTTTACGAAATCAATACGGCTGCTCAAGATCGTGTCGTCGAGTCTGCAACGTGGTACACCTATGGCATGTTTGGAGAAGAAATGGCAAACAAGACTAAATACATTTACCTTGCTGAGGACGAGACAGCTGGCGCTAACACTCTTTCTGGTCACAAGGCTTGCAATGTCtacaatgaaaagaagatcaaccaaaaaaaaaccaaacatGTTCTTTCCGAATGGGAAgagatttttttgtctCCTATTAAAACACGTCTCAACCCTTACTTTTCAGATTATAATCTCACGAATGATGATGTTAGAAGCTTTTTCTACTTATGTGCCTTTGAGGTCGCTTTGAAGGATGAAAGTGACTTTTGTTCTCTTTTCACTCCTTCTGAGGTTATCAATTTTGAATACGATTATGACCTTAAATTCTCCTTTCATACCGGTCCTGCTTCTGAATGGTCATCCATTATGGGCGGTGCTTATATCCACAATTTAGCTGAATCTCTTCGTTCCATCTCTAATGAAACTaatcatcaaaaaacattttttgctttcacCCACGACACTCATATTTTTGCTGTTGAGACTGCACTTGGTTTCTTCCCTGATATCACACATGAAAACCCTCTACCGGCTACTTTTAATCCTTATACTTATTCTGCTAAAACTTCTTCATTCGTTCCTTTTGCTGGAAACCTAATCACTGAGCTTTTCCAATGCCAAGACCAAAAGTATTATGTTCGACACCTTGTTAACCAGCAAGTATTTCCTTTAACTGACTGTGGTTATGGCCCATCTCATTCTTCAGATGGTATGTGTGAGCTTTCTGCTTATCTTAATTCTCCCGTTCGTGTTAATTCTACTAATAACGGTACCAACATCTTTAATGCTGCATGCGAAGCACAGCCTACCAATGTTACAGTTCACTACTag
- the chp2 gene encoding heterochromatin (HP1) family chromodomain protein Chp2: MVKTASLNLMSNLIMKGESASSDKNAKAVNDEVHNPASFSSNADAEEDDKIFEFDDPAANSATSQHEKDGSIIPSTFDRAESTASSDSDPLEHKVNTKKKSETEQVESASSPNSPLFGSEKSEGSDGSDEEEYIVEAVLDARLKKNGIGYQYYLKWEGYDDPEDNTWNEEEDCVGCQELVNQFWKKKGGKPPINMLRNKRKAGSVIRSGSSSGIKNDDDLQPPFSTYSRKRRKSVSKLKKHEDNSVIEPSLSPLLHSKSPTIDSYLALRKTNGFKPPFHIKSWEDLVDKVETVQKLKNGKILVKLHWKDGQQSTHDNVIVHHKCPLHIIRFYEDHLNFEEEL, encoded by the exons atGGTGAAAACTGCATCCTTAAATTTAATGAGTAATTTAATAATGAAAGGTGAATCCGCCTCTTCAGACAAGAATGCTAAAGCCGTTAACGATGAGGTACATAATCCAGCATCTTTTTCCTCTAATGCTGATGCTGAAGAGGATGACAAAATCTTCGAATTTGATGATCCAGCAGCTAATTCAGCTACTTCTCAGCATGAAAAAGATGGAAGCATAATACCATCTACTTTTGACAGGGCAGAATCTACTGCTTCAAGTGACTCTGATCCTCTTGAGCACAAGGTGaacacaaagaaaaagagtgaaACAGAGCAGGTTGAGTCTGCATCAAGCCCCAATTCACCACTCTTTGGCTCTGAAAAGTCTGAAGGTTCCGATGGGTCtgacgaagaagaatataTAGTAGAAGCGGTATTAGATGCTAGACTGAAAAAG AATGGAATTGGATATCAATATTATCTAAAATGGGAAGGATACGATGATCCGGAAGACAATACTtggaatgaagaagaagattgtGTCGGATGTCAAGAGTTAGTGAAccaattttggaagaaaaaaggcGGGAAACCTCCTATTAACATGTTGAGAAACAAGCGGAAAGCAGGTTCTGTGATTCGATCAGGATCATCATCAGGAATAAAAAACGACGATGATTTACAACCCCCATTCTCTACATATTCTCGTAAACGACGAAAATCTGTCTCaaagttgaagaaacaCGAAGACAATTCGGTTATTGAGCCCTCGTTATCTCCGCTACTGCACTCAAAATCTCCTACTATTGACTCATATCTTGCTCTGCGAAAAACCAATGGTTTTAAGCCTCCTTTCCACATAAAGAGTTGGGAGGACTTGGTGGACAAGGTGGAGACTGTacaaaagttaaaaaatGGCAAAATTCTTGTGAAACTTCATTGGAAAGATGGACAACAATCTACTCATGACAATGTTATTGTTCACCATAAATGCCCTCTTCACATCATCCGGTTTTACGAAGATCATTTGAATTTCGAGGAAGAATTATAG
- the ogm4 gene encoding ER membrane protein O-mannosyltransferase Ogm4, with amino-acid sequence MRPTVSEKSGKKNQKSSKQKGSTSRPSSPSQTPSPYPSASSSPLPEKEKSSSKPRTVSSSGSSKNTFLFKLAQYLIVIISFLTRFWKLHIPNEVVFDEVHFGKFASYYLQGKYFFDLHPPFAKLVLAFVAWLAGYDGHYLFDNIGDNYKDYGVPYVAIRAWPALLSSFVPPLVFLTMKESGYELWTCLISACLVLFDNAHVTEGRLILLDATLIFSMIAAVYCYIRFFKLRHSPFSRAWWSWLFLTGVCLSCTISTKYVGLFTFLSIGLSVCLELWYLWDIKTGLPIHRFASHFLARFFCLIVFPFALYLFWFFLHFQLLTTSGPGDSFMSLQFQETLDENPISANATGVNYYDVVTIKHMGTNAFLHSHLDRYPIPYDDGRVSSGGQQVTGYPFEDDNNYWMILPHDHYAESKYKPNMPVKNTDYIKLHHVGTNTDLVTHDVASPYNPTNEEFTTVSVDESADEKHELTLFQLLISDEVSHDRQIFTKAMSFKLIHKLTNVAMWSDPKPLPDWGFSQQEINGAKNILSGPIFWMFDDIVGLPEERVNKERRVPKKLSFFKKYIELQLVMFRQNNLLTESHPYSSTPSDWFTLHHGIAFWAKNEENKQIYLLGNPIGWWLIGGIVITTTVVASAEMLLHQRGIVTLLPSVRNHFYRSIMFFYATYMFHYIPFYLMGRQLFLHHYLPAQVAGAMLCGAFIQLACMKSFRLPISPGVQQPADVDSHGYAKSVRRKGYIFQALFSLVLAAILGYCFIFFAPMTYGDVSLSVPEWLRRKWLESWVFQYQK; translated from the coding sequence ATGAGACCGACAGTTAGTGAAAAGTcgggaaagaaaaatcaaaagtcATCCAAGCAAAAGGGATCGACTAGCAGACCTTCTTCTCCATCTCAAACTCCCTCTCCTTATccttctgcttcttcttctcctttgcctgaaaaagaaaaatcatcgAGTAAGCCGCGTACCGTTTCATCTTCTGgctcttccaaaaatacatttttgttcaaattGGCTCAATATTTGATTGttatcatttcttttttgaccAGGTTTTGGAAACTTCATATTCCTAATGAAgttgtttttgatgaagtCCACTTTGGCAAGTTTGCAAGCTATTACTTACAAGGAAAGTACTTTTTTGACCTTCATCCTCCCTTCGCCAAGCTCGTCTTGGCCTTTGTAGCTTGGCTTGCTGGCTACGATGGTCACTATCTTTTTGACAACATTGGTGATAACTACAAAGATTATGGTGTTCCTTATGTCGCTATCCGTGCTTGGCCAGCTCTCTTAAGTTCTTTTGTTCCTCCTCTTGTCTTTTTGACCATGAAGGAATCTGGCTATGAACTTTGGACTTGCTTGATCTCTGCTTGTTTGGTTCTTTTTGATAATGCTCATGTAACGGAAGGCCGtttgattcttttggatgctACCTTGATATTTTCCATGATCGCTGCCGTATACTGTTACATTCGCTTCTTCAAGCTTCGTCATTCTCCCTTTTCCCGAGCTTGGTGGAGCTGGCTCTTCCTTACTGGTGTATGCCTTTCTTGTACTATAAGCACAAAATACGTTGGattgtttacctttttgtCCATAGGCTTAAGCGTGTGCTTGGAGCTGTGGTATCTTTGGGATATTAAAACCGGTCTTCCCATACACCGATTTGCTAGCCATTTCTTGGCAcgctttttttgcttgattgtatttccttttgctcTTTATCtcttttggttctttttgcattttcaaCTCTTGACAACTAGCGGTCCTGGTGACTCTTTTATGTCTTTACAATTTCAGGAAACTCTTGATGAAAACCCAATTTCTGCTAATGCCACTGGTGTTAATTACTACGACGTTGTTACAATCAAGCATATGGGAACAAATGCATTCCTTCATTCTCATCTTGACAGATACCCTATTCCTTATGATGACGGCCGTGTTTCTTCCGGCGGTCAGCAGGTCACTGGTTACCCCTTCGAAGATGACAATAACTACTGGATGATCTTGCCTCACGATCACTATGCTGAGTCAAAATACAAGCCGAACATGCCTGTAAAGAACACTGACTATATCAAGTTACACCATGTAGGCACGAATACGGACTTGGTCACCCATGATGTAGCTTCTCCTTATAATCCTACGAATGAAGAGTTTACCACAGTTTCCGTAGATGAATCTGCAGACGAAAAACACGAACTTACTTTGTTCCAACTTTTGATAAGTGATGAAGTGTCCCATGATCGACAAATTTTCACCAAGGCTATGAGCTTTAAGCTAATTCATAAGCTTACTAATGTAGCTATGTGGTCTGATCCTAAGCCGCTTCCTGACTGGGGATTTAGCCAGCAGGAAATAAACGGTGCTAAAAATATCCTATCTGGTCCTATTTTTTGGATGTTCGATGATATCGTCGGCTTACCCGAAGAGAGAgtcaacaaagaaagacgCGTACCTAAgaagctttctttcttcaaaaagtatattGAGCTTCAACTTGTCATGTTCCGTCAAAATAATCTGTTAACAGAATCTCATCCTTATAGCTCTACTCCTTCAGATTGGTTCACACTCCATCATGGCATTGCCTTCTGGGCAAAGAATGAAGAGAATAAGCAAATTTACCTTCTTGGAAATCCCATTGGTTGGTGGTTAATCGGTGGTATTGTCATAACTACTACTGTAGTTGCAAGCGCAGAGATGCTGTTGCACCAACGTGGAATAGTTACGTTGCTTCCCAGCGTTCGCAATCATTTCTATCGCTCGATAATGTTCTTTTACGCCACGTATATGTTCCATTacattcctttttatcTTATGGGACGgcaattgtttttgcatCACTACTTACCTGCCCAGGTTGCGGGTGCTATGTTATGTGGTGCTTTTATTCAATTAGCTTGCATGAAATCTTTCAGACTACCAATATCACCAGGAGTTCAGCAGCCAGCGGATGTTGACAGCCATGGTTATGCCAAGTCTGTTAGGAGAAAGGGTTATATTTTCCAGGCTCTGTTCTCTCTTGTTCTAGCCGCTATCCTTGGctattgttttattttcttcgcCCCTATGACCTATGGTGATGTTAGTTTAAGTGTCCCTGAATGGCTTCGTCGTAAATGGCTTGAGAGCTGGGTTTTCCagtatcaaaaataa
- the rpl3201 gene encoding 60S ribosomal protein L32 — protein MAALKIVKKHTKPFRRHQSDRFHRVGESWRKPRGIDNCVRRRFKGVIRMPKIGYGNNKKTRYCMPNGLKAFVVRNVADVDLLLMHNKTYAAEIASNVSARKRVDIVEKARALGVKVTNAGAKVRSQE, from the coding sequence ATGGCTGCCCTTAAGATTGTCAAGAAGCATACCAAGCCCTTCAGACGCCATCAGTCTGACCGCTTCCACCGTGTCGGTGAGTCATGGAGAAAGCCCAGAGGTATTGACAACTGTGTCCGTCGCCGCTTCAAGGGTGTTATTCGTATGCCCAAGATTGGTTACGGTAACAACAAGAAGACTAGATACTGCATGCCCAACGGTTTGAAGGCTTTCGTCGTCCGTAACGTTGCTGACGTTGATCTTTTATTGATGCACAACAAGACCTACGCTGCCGAGATTGCTTCTAACGTCTCTGCTCGCAAGCGTGTTGATATCGTTGAAAAGGCTCGTGCTTTGGGTGTTAAGGTCACCAACGCTGGTGCCAAGGTTCGCTCCCAAGAGTAA